A genomic segment from Torulaspora globosa chromosome 3, complete sequence encodes:
- the KRS1 gene encoding lysine--tRNA ligase KRS1 (ancestral locus Anc_3.275), with product MSQEDATKTAVDGVANLHLDDVTGEMVSKSELKKRIKQRQVEAKKAAKKASGQPQPEPKKKKSDLMADLSPAQYFEARSRQIKELKKTHSPNPYPHKFHVSISNPQFLEKYAYLERGQTLPDEKVAIAGRIHAKRESGSKLKFYVLHGDGVEVQLMSQLQDYHDEKAYEADHDLLKRGDIVGVEGYVGRTQPKKGGEGEISVFVSRIQLLTPCLHMLPADHFGFKDQETRYRKRYLDLIMNKDSRKRFITRSKIITYIRKFLDSRDFIEVETPMMNVIAGGATAKPFVTHHNDLNMDMFMRIAPELFLKELVVGGMDRVYEIGRQFRNEGIDMTHNPEFTTCEFYQAFADVYDLMDMTEVMFSEMVKEITGSYVIKYHPDPNNPEKELELNFSRPWKRINMIEELEKRFNVTFPSGDQLHTAETGKFLKKILDDNNMECPPPLTNARMLDKLVGELEDTCINPTFIFGHPQMMSPLAKYSRDKPGLCERFEVFVATKEICNAYTELNDPFDQRDRFEEQARQKDQGDDEVQLIDEVFCNSLEYGLPPTGGWGCGIDRLAMFLTDSNTIREVLLFPTLKPDVLRDEVKKEESQAKAA from the coding sequence ATGTCTCAAGAAGACGCCACCAAAACTGCCGTTGACGGCGTCGCCAACTTGCATCTCGACGATGTCACCGGTGAAATGGTTTCGAAATctgaattgaagaaacgTATCAAGCAAAGACAAGTTGAAGCTAAGAAAGCCGCTAAGAAGGCATCTGGTCAACCACAACCAgagccaaagaaaaagaaatCTGATCTAATGGCCGATTTGTCTCCAGCACAGTACTTCGAAGCTAGAAGCCGTCAAATTAAGGAACTGAAAAAGACCCACTCACCAAATCCTTATCCACACAAATTTCACGTCTCGATCAGCAATCCACAATTCTTGGAAAAATATGCTTATTTGGAGAGAGGGCAAACTCTGCCAGACGAAAAGGTTGCTATTGCCGGTAGAATTCATGCAAAGAGAGAGTCCGGTTCCAAACTGAAGTTTTATGTCTTGCATGGCGACGGTGTCGAAGTTCAGCTGATGTCTCAATTGCAAGATTACCATGATGAGAAGGCTTATGAGGCCGACCACgatttgttgaagagaggAGATATCGTGGGTGTTGAGGGTTACGTGGGTAGAACTCAACCAAAAAAAGGTGGTGAAGGTGAAATCTCTGTGTTTGTCAGCCGTATTCAGCTGTTGACTCCTTGCTTGCACATGTTACCAGCCGACCACTTTGGTTTcaaagaccaagaaacaagatACAGAAAGCGTTATTTGGATTTGATCATGAATAAAGATTCTCGTAAGCGTTTCATCACTCGTTCCAAGATCATCACCTATATCAGAAAGTTCTTGGACTCGAGAGACTTTATCGAAGTTGAAACGCCGATGATGAACGTCATCGCTGGTGGTGCCACTGCTAAACCATTTGTCACACATCACAATGATTTGAACATGGATATGTTCATGAGAATTGCACCAGagttgttcttgaaggaattggTCGTTGGTGGTATGGACCGTGTCTACGAAATCGGTAGACAATTCAGAAATGAAGGTATCGATATGACTCACAACCCTGAATTCACCACCTGTGAGTTCTATCAAGCATTTGCCGATGTTTATGACCTAATGGACATGACTGAGGTTATGTTCTCCGAAATGGTCAAGGAAATCACCGGCTCTTACGTGATCAAGTACCACCCAGATCCAAACAACCCAGAGAAGGAGTTAGAGTTGAACTTTTCCAGACCTTGGAAGAGAATCAATATGatcgaagaacttgagaAAAGATTCAATGTCACTTTCCCTTCGGGTGATCAACTGCACACTGCGGAAACTGGTAAATTCTTAAAGAAGATTTTGGATGACAATAACATGGAGTGCCCACCACCATTGACTAACGCACGTATGCTGGACAAGTTAGTCGGTGAATTGGAGGATACATGTATCAACCCTACTTTCATATTCGGTCATCCACAAATGATGTCACCACTGGCTAAATACTCCAGAGACAAACCGGGTCTATGTGAACGTTTCGAAGTGTTCGTTGCTACCAAAGAAATCTGTAACGCTTACACAGAATTGAACGATCCATTCGACCAAAGAGACCGTTTCGAAGAGCAAGCCAGACAAAAGGACCAGGGTGACGATGAAgttcaattgatcgatgaagttTTCTGTAACTCACTTGAGTATGGTTTGCCACCAACTGGTGGTTGGGGTTGCGGTATCGACAGACTAGCAATGTTCCTAACTGACTCCAACACTATCAGAGAAGTCTTGCTGTTCCCAACATTGAAACCTGACGTCTTGAGAGATGAagtcaagaaagaagaatctcaagCGAAGGCCGCCTAG
- a CDS encoding uncharacterized protein (ancestral locus Anc_3.276): protein MDRNRSSNNSSSIDFEFTDFHTLTAAEAAEKLATDLDKGLSGTEFEHRVKEIGENSLGDDAKIDYKAMAIHQICNAMILVLIISMIIAFAIRDWITGGVIAFVVGINVVIGIYQECKASKTMNSLKTLSSATAHILRDGRSENVGSKGVVPGDICLVKVGDTIPADLRLISSSNFETDEALLTGESLSVVKDPDAVYSLEEDTPIGDRLNLAFSSSTVVKGRAQGVVIKTGLNTEIGKIAQSLRGAEGLISRDPAKSFFQNAWISTKRTCGAFLGTTIGTPLHRKLSKLAILLFGIAVVFAIIVMASQKFNVDRDVAVYAICVALSMIPSSLVVVLTITMSVGAAVMVSRNVIIRKLDSLEALGAVNDICSDKTGTLTQGRMLTRQIWVPKFGTITVNNSNEPFNPFAGELNVIPRLSPYEYVHNETEDVGFLENFKNRYYSNDLPPDMATGLFTQWLETAALANIATVFQDPETQQWKAHGDPTEIAIQVFARKMEMPRSSLTGESISSSDGSNYSCDEKVDTGAKFAQAAEFPFDSTIKRMSAVYENRTDNSQTVFTKGAFESVLDCCKYWYGGAGDDEMTSLGDKDIEIIKKNIDTLSSEGLRVLAFAKKIIPRDAVNEDVKTNLATNRSFVESELCFLGLIGIYDPPRNETAGAVKRFHNAGINVRMLTGDFPGTAKAIAQEVGILPTNLYHYPKEVVDIMVMTGTQFDQLSEEEIDDLPVLPLVIARCSPQTKVRMIEALHRRDKFCAMTGDGVNDSPSLKMANVGIAMGINGSDVAKDASDIILSDDNFASILNAVEEGRRMNDNIQKFVLQLLAENVAQALYLIIGLVFRDENNRSVFPLSPVEVLWIIVFTSCFPAMGLGLEKAAPDLMDRPPNDSRHGIFTWECIIDMFAYGFIMAGCCMGAFTSIIYGKEGGNLGSNCDKHDSASCHGVFRARSATFATMTWCALILAWEVVDMRRSFFKMQPETDTPYTQFFKDIWSNKFLFFSIIIAFATAFPVVYIPVINTRVFLHGPITYEWGIAFGFTIAFCAGAELYKYFKRLYFKNKGKAENPENDLEKKSGHDPFEAYSTSTTMQTEINLRGKY from the coding sequence ATGGACAGGAACAGAAGCAGCAATAATAGCTCTTCGATAGATTTTGAATTTACAGATTTTCATACGCTCACGGCGGCTGAAGCCGCCGAAAAACTCGCGACAGACCTAGACAAAGGTCTTTCGGGGACGGAGTTTGAACACCGAGTCAAGGAAATTGGTGAGAATTCGCTGGGCGATGATGCCAAAATTGATTACAAGGCGATGGCGATCCATCAGATTTGTAACGCGATGATCTTGGTGCTGATCATCTCGATGATTATCGCATTCGCGATCCGGGACTGGATCACCGGCGGCGTGATTGCATTTGTGGTTGGGATCAATGTGGTCATCGGTATCTACCAGGAATGTAAGGCCTCCAAGACCATGAACTCGCTGAAAACACTGAGCTCGGCTACTGCGCATATTCTTCGTGATGGTAGATCCGAGAATGTGGGCTCGAAGGGCGTCGTGCCTGGTGATATATGTCTGGTCAAGGTCGGAGACACCATTCCAGCAGATCTACGGTTGATCAGCTCGAGCAACTTTGAGACGGACGAAGCGTTACTCACTGGAGAATCGCTGTCCGTTGTCAAGGATCCGGATGCAGTGTACAGTTTGGAGGAGGACACTCCGATCGGCGATCGGCTGAATTTGGCGTTTTCGTCGTCGACCGTGGTGAAAGGTAGGGCCCAAGGTGTAGTGATCAAGACAGGTCTCAACACTGAGATTGGTAAGATTGCGCAGTCCCTGAGAGGGGCTGAGGGGCTTATCTCGAGAGACCCGGCAAAGAGTTTTTTCCAGAATGCGTGGATTTCCACCAAACGTACCTGCGGTGCATTCCTAGGGACCACGATTGGTACCCCTTTGCACCGTAAGCTGTCCAAATTGGCCATTCTGTTGTTCGGGATAGCAGTGGTGTTTGCCATTATTGTCATGGCTTCGCAAAAGTTCAATGTGGACCGCGATGTGGCCGTGTATGCGATTTGCGTTGCTTTGTCGATGATTCCTTCCTCTTTGGTGGTGGTTCTCACGATCACGATGTCTGTGGGGGCTGCGGTTATGGTCTCTAGAAATGTCATCATCAGAAAGCTGGACTCCCTGGAGGCATTGGGGGCCGTTAACGACATTTGCTCCGATAAGACAGGCACTTTGACCCAGGGTAGAATGCTGACCAGACAAATCTGGGTTCCAAAGTTTGGTACTATCACGGTAAACAACTCTAACGAGCCCTTCAATCCTTTTGCTGGTGAACTCAATGTGATCCCACGTCTGTCACCATATGAATACGTGCATAACGAAACCGAGGATGTTGGATTcttggaaaacttcaaaaaTAGATATTACAGCAATGACCTGCCTCCCGACATGGCTACAGGTCTCTTTACGCAGTGGCTCGAGACAGCCGCATTGGCAAATATCGCTACCGTATTCCAGGATCCAGAGACTCAGCAATGGAAGGCCCATGGCGATCCGACCGAGATCGCTATTCAGGTCTTCGCCAGGAAGATGGAGATGCCTCGTTCTTCACTTACTGGAGAGtccatctcttcttcagatggCAGCAATTATAGTTGTGATGAAAAGGTTGACACCGGTGCCAAGTTCGCCCAGGCAGCTGAGTTTCCCTTCGATTCCACGATCAAGAGAATGTCTGCTGTCTACGAGAATAGGACCGACAACTCGCAAACGGTTTTCACAAAGGGAGCGTTTGAAAGTGTTTTAGACTGTTGTAAATATTGGTATGGCGGTGCGGGCGATGACGAAATGACCTCGCTAGGCGATAAAGACATCGAAATAATCAAGAAAAACATTGACACTCTTTCCTCCGAAGGTTTGAGAGTGCTTGcatttgcaaagaagatcattCCTCGAGATGCTGTGAATGAAGATGTGAAAACTAATTTGGCCACTAATAGAAGCTTCGTCGAGTCTGAGTTATGTTTCCTAGGTTTAATAGGTATCTATGACCCTCCAAGGAATGAAACAGCTGGAGCGGTCAAGAGATTCCACAATGCAGGTATCAATGTTCGTATGTTGACTGGTGACTTCCCTGGAACTGCAAAGGCTATTGCTCAAGAAGTGGGCATCTTACCCACTAATTTGTACCACTACCCAAAGGAAGTTGTCGATATCATGGTTATGACCGGTACTCAGTTCGACCAGCTCTCGGAAGAGGAAATTGACGACTTGCCCGTTCTTCCCCTGGTCATTGCCCGTTGTTCTCCACAGACCAAGGTTCGTATGATTGAAGCTTTGCATCGTCGTGACAAGTTCTGTGCTATGACCGGTGATGGTGTGAATGATTCTCCTTCGCTGAAGATGGCCAATGTAGGTATCGCAATGGGTATCAATGGTTCAGATGTCGCCAAGGACGCTTCAGACATTATCTTAAGTGACGACAATTTCGCCTCGATCCTGAATGCCGTCGAAGAAGGTAGAAGAATGAACGACAACATTCAAAAGTTCGTCCTACAGCTGTTGGCCGAAAATGTCGCTCAAGCACTCTATTTGATTATCGGTTTGGTTTTCCGTGATGAGAATAACAGATCTGTCTTTCCTCTATCTCCTGTCGAAGTGTTATGGATCATTGTATTTACTTCCTGTTTTCCAGCGATGGGTCTTGGTTTGGAAAAAGCTGCCCCTGATCTCATGGATAGACCTCCAAATGATTCTAGGCATGGTATCTTCACTTGGGAATGCATTATCGATATGTTCGCCTATGGTTTTATCATGGCGGGCTGTTGTATGGGAGCTTTCACATCGATCATTTATGGCAAGGAGGGCGGCAACCTTGGCTCTAACTGTGATAAACATGACAGTGCGTCATGTCATGGTGTCTTCAGAGCACGGTCAGCCACATTCGCTACCATGACTTGGTGTGCATTAATTCTTGCTTGGGAAGTCGTTGATATGAGAAgatcattcttcaagatgcAACCGGAGACTGACACGCCCTACACGCAATTTTTTAAGGACATTTGGTCCAATAAGTTCCTATTCTTCTCGATCATCATTGCATTTGCTACGGCTTTCCCAGTCGTATACATCCCCGTCATAAACACGAGAGTTTTCCTACACGGCCCTATTACCTACGAGTGGGGTATTGCATTTGGTTTTACTATTGCCTTTTGTGCCGGTGCGGAGCTTTACAAGTATTTCAAGAGATTatatttcaagaacaaaggTAAAGCTGAGAATCCGGAGAACGAtttggagaagaagtcgGGACATGACCCATTTGAGGCCTACAGCACAAGCACTACGATGCAAACGGAAATCAATTTGCGTGGCAAATATTGA
- the TRM7 gene encoding tRNA methyltransferase TRM7 (ancestral locus Anc_3.277) has translation MGKSSKDKRDLYYRKAKEQGYRARSAFKLLQLNDEFHFLDDPSLKRVVDLCAAPGSWSQVLSRKLFQDERATADRKIVAVDLQTMSPIDHVTTLQADITHPRTLARILELFGDQKADFVCSDGAPDVTGLHDLDEYVQQQLIMSALQLAACILKPGGTFVAKIFRGRDIDMLYSQMGYLFDRVTCAKPRSSRGTSLEAFIVCQQYNPPSGWQPRLDLDQSVQEFFQGCFRGSDSPDVGPWHETPRDIAPFMACGSLDSFDSDATYHGQDLQGDSDVPRRSLDPVQQPTNPPYKQALELKRKGKLTRAV, from the coding sequence ATGGGCAAGAGCAGCAAGGACAAGAGGGACCTGTACTACCGCAAGGCCAAGGAGCAAGGCTACAGAGCCAGGTCTGCCTTCAaactgctgcagctgaaCGATGAGTTCCATTTTCTAGACGATCCCAGCCTGAAGCGCGTGGTAGACCTCTGTGCGGCGCCGGGATCCTGGTCGCAAGTGCTCTCCAGGAAACTGTTCCAAGACGAACGCGCCACCGCAGACCGCAAGATCGTCGCCGTCGATCTGCAGACCATGTCGCCGATAGACCACGTGACCACACTCCAGGCAGACATCACGCATCCGCGGACGCTGGCGCGGATTCTGGAGCTGTTTGGCGACCAGAAGGCCGACTTTGTGTGCAGCGACGGCGCGCCCGACGTCACAGGGCTCCACGACCTCGACGAGTACGTGCAGCAGCAACTGATCATGAGCGCGCTCCAGCTGGCAGCGTGTATTCTGAAACCAGGCGGAACCTTCGTCGCCAAGATCTTCCGCGGCAGAGACATCGACATGCTCTACTCCCAGATGGGGTACCTCTTCGACCGCGTCACCTGCGCCAAACCGCGCTCTTCGCGCGGCACCTCGCTCGAAGCATTCATAGTATGCCAGCAGTACAACCCGCCCAGCGGCTGGCAGCCGCGCCTCGACCTCGACCAGTCCGTGCAGGAGTTCTTCCAAGGCTGCTTCCGCGGGTCAGACAGCCCGGACGTGGGGCCCTGGCATGAAACGCCGCGGGACATCGCCCCCTTCATGGCGTGCGGCTCGCTTGACAGCTTCGACTCGGACGCTACCTATCACGGACAGGATCTGCAGGGCGATAGCGACGTGCCGCGTCGGTCATTAGACCCCGTGCAGCAGCCCACTAACCCGCCGTACAAACAGGCGCTCGAGCTGAAACGGAAGGGGAAGCTGACAAGAGCCGTGTAA
- the RSM10 gene encoding mitochondrial 37S ribosomal protein uS10m (ancestral locus Anc_3.278), whose amino-acid sequence MAGKKTVKSSGCTTLLDWRAISAMFRRISPVCRFVRPNSTLSSSSLAVKSDSALTAAADERPLPINVEAVYHAPLKLPIEHGDLVADLQLRSYDNENLDFYSDFILRVGYYLGMPLTGPKPLPTRRERWTVIRSPFAHAKSKENFERHTHKRLIRVWDTNPEIVQIWLSYISKHAITGVGIKCNVYQRSGLSLEMDKFSDASLPQAINDANKTGNTIDEAVGQKVLELLNSPEFKRHL is encoded by the coding sequence ATGGCAGGTAAAAAAACCGTCAAGAGCAGTGGTTGTACGACACTGCTGGACTGGAGAGCAATCAGTGCCATGTTTAGACGGATCTCGCCGGTGTGTCGGTTTGTGAGACCGAACTCTACGctttcttcgtcttcgcTGGCGGTCAAGAGCGATTCTGCTTTGACAGCGGCGGCGGATGAACGTCCTTTGCCTATTAACGTGGAAGCGGTTTACCATGCTCCTTTGAAACTGCCAATTGAGCACGGCGATTTGGTGGCTGATTTGCAGCTGAGGTCTTACGATAACGAAAACTTGGATTTTTACTCGGACTTCATCCTCAGAGTCGGCTACTACCTGGGGATGCCGTTGACGGGGCCAAAGCCGCTGCCAACCCGTCGGGAACGGTGGACAGTGATACGGTCGCCCTTTGCTCATGCCAAGTCCAAGGAGAACTTCGAGAGACATACACACAAAAGGCTGATCCGGGTTTGGGATACCAATCCCGAGATCGTGCAGATATGGCTTTCGTACATCTCCAAGCACGCGATTACTGGTGTTGGCATCAAGTGTAACGTGTACCAGCGTTCGGGACTGTCTCTTGAGATGGACAAATTTAGCGACGCTTCTCTGCCTCAGGCGATTAACGACGCTAACAAGACGGGCAACACGATAGACGAAGCCGTGGGCCAGAAAGTACTCGAGTTGCTGAATAGCCCGGAGTTCAAGAGGCATCTGTGA
- a CDS encoding uncharacterized protein (ancestral locus Anc_3.279) produces the protein MSSTPEGSSELRAQLREIFRREGLHDMTAVLQILSQLIPESLQEEWLEQMEETDKKGCPESFIDSLPRIHKSKITPESSCSICCGNYLDEDYPLVIRLPHCGHDFDLECISVWLAKSTSCPLCRDDVLSHKPEIDTSGLEVEEDWGMYG, from the coding sequence ATGTCGAGTACCCCCGAGGGCAGTTCAGAACTGAGAGCACAATTACGAGAGATTTTCAGGCGGGAGGGGCTCCATGACATGACAGCAGTCTTGCAAATTCTATCGCAACTGATACCCGAATCTCTACAAGAGGAATGGCTGGAGCAGATGGAGGAGACCGATAAAAAAGGCTGTCCAGAGTCCTTCATCGATTCGCTACCGAGGATACACAAATCAAAGATCACGCCCGAAAGCAGCTGCTCGATCTGCTGTGGCAATTACCTGGATGAAGATTACCCCCTGGTCATTCGTCTGCCTCACTGCGGTCACGACTTCGATCTCGAATGCATATCAGTCTGGCTTGCAAAGAGCACCAGCTGTCCGCTCTGCAGAGATGACGTTCTGTCTCACAAGCCAGAAATCGACACAAGCGGTCTggaagtggaagaagattgGGGGATGTACGGTTAA
- the ECM2 gene encoding Pre-mRNA-splicing factor ECM2 (ancestral locus Anc_3.280) produces the protein MGEEEPPVICDLCLGESSNVRLTKISNGAHCKICTLPYTLYHFKPHRRDSNLTKTLICTRCSKQRNICQCCMLDMVWHIPLQLRDRMLAMIEKDPANITEEAKNDMMKRFLALKDVKLGGARTTSDPREIDKLMNKLQEILHQRPTNAAPQATITDPSAQLENFRHVDIARLLRRLPLNQSFGDTAACKSFFVYNIDPSIPEWKISSAIAETVGTDEWQDRTTTSLVINHKAHCGGFRFKNEDLGLKFIRNLQASSSTLLTTQNLRRGVLNINHFRIFVIPWTSGFSAASFGASTSENIKLSLSLNKMISMETAIPRDHVLKAVQATAKSKDNKVTKRRAKSKRISNIEL, from the coding sequence ATGGGAGAAGAGGAACCACCGGTGATTTGTGATCTCTGCTTGGGAGAGTCGAGTAATGTTCGCCTAACCAAGATAAGCAATGGTGCCCACTGCAAGATTTGTACTTTACCATATACGCTCTATCATTTCAAGCCACACCGGCGGGACAGCAATTTGACGAAGACGCTGATCTGTACCCGCTGTTCGAAGCAACGTAACATTTGCCAATGTTGTATGCTGGACATGGTGTGGCATATCCCACTGCAGTTACGTGATAGAATGCTGGCCATGATTGAAAAGGATCCTGCCAACATCACAGAAGAGGCAAAGAATgatatgatgaaaagatttcTTGCCTTGAAGGACGTCAAACTAGGAGGAGCCCGTACCACCAGCGATCCGCGTGAAATCGATAAGCTCATGAATAAGCTGCAAGAGATCCTTCATCAGCGCCCGACAAACGCAGCGCCCCAGGCCACGATAACGGACCCCTCAGCCCAGCTCGAGAACTTCAGGCATGTAGATATAGCGCGTTTGCTTCGCAGATTACCGCTGAATCAGTCTTTTGGTGACACTGCTGCATGTAAGTCTTTCTTTGTCTACAATATCGATCCATCGATACCAGAGTGGAAGATTTCAAGTGCTATAGCCGAAACGGTTGGCACGGATGAATGGCAAGACCGAACAACCACTTCGCTGGTGATAAATCACAAGGCTCACTGTGGCGGGTTTAGattcaagaatgaagatttGGGATTAAAATTCATTAgaaatcttcaagcttCGAGTTCTACGCTGCTGACCACACAAAATTTACGCAGAGGTGTCCTGAACATAAATCACTTCCGCATATTCGTGATACCGTGGACTTCGGGATTTTCGGCAGCATCTTTTGGAGCCAGTACCAGTGAGAACATTAAACTAAGCTTAAgtttgaacaagatgattAGTATGGAGACTGCAATTCCTCGAGATCACGTGCTGAAAGCGGTTCAAGCGACGGCAAAAAGTAAAGACAATAAAGTCACAAAGAGAAGGGCTAAGTCTAAAAGAATATCAAATATCGAGCTCTGA
- a CDS encoding C2H2-type zinc finger protein (ancestral locus Anc_3.281): protein MLQPVSVLPLPVTQSNSAVMGTLIAAANPERKYYTLLPSITDTHLMEDDLKQRLNKCAFDPPTRPLTYNIPTPSSTPTPAQFGAYTIGAATAPVSPNSSVYNSGSESCPSSSPAATTKKRKKSLRSPKGGVTEVEQRRRHVCKVCSKGFTTSGHLARHNRIHTGEKNHFCPFEGCNQRFSRHDNCIQHYRTHLRKK, encoded by the coding sequence ATGTTGCAACCAGTCTCTGTTTTGCCATTGCCGGTCACTCAGTCCAATAGCGCCGTGATGGGCACATTGATTGCGGCTGCTAATCCAGAAAGGAAATACTATACGCTGCTGCCCTCGATAACGGATACTCATTTGATGGAGGATGACCTGAAACAAAGGCTCAACAAATGTGCTTTCGATCCTCCGACCAGACCCCTGACGTACAACATTCCCACGCCGTCGTCGACGCCGACGCCGGCTCAGTTCGGTGCGTATACCATTGGTGCAGCTACCGCGCCTGTTTCGCCAAACAGCAGCGTTTACAACAGCGGGAGCGAGTCGTGTCCGTCTTCGTCGCCGGCTGCCACCACgaaaaagaggaagaagtcgcTAAGAAGCCCGAAAGGTGGCGTTACTGAGGTCGAACAGAGGCGCAGGCACGTCTGTAAAGTTTGTTCCAAGGGATTTACCACCTCGGGTCATTTGGCAAGACACAATAGAATACATACGGGTGAGAAGAACCATTTTTGCCCTTTTGAGGGTTGCAATCAACGGTTCAGCAGGCATGACAATTGTATTCAGCACTACAGAACGCATTTGCGCAAGAAATAA
- the HEM13 gene encoding coproporphyrinogen oxidase (ancestral locus Anc_3.282) yields the protein MSQQNSDRIEMPAPQDPQHLPIRQQMEALIRRKQAEITKGLESLDTAKFTADSWTRGNDGGGGTSMVIQNGETFEKGGVNVSVVYGQLSPAAVSAMKHDHKNLKLVEDPSTGSPQAEGVKFFACGLSMVIHPHNPHAPTTHLNYRYFETWNPDGTPQAWWFGGGADLTPSYLYEEDAELFHKNHKDALDKHDKSLYPRFKKWCDEYFYITHRGETRGIGGIFFDDYDEKDPQEILKMVEDCFDAFLPSYLPIVAKRKDTPYTPEQKKWQAIRRGRYVEFNLIYDRGTQFGLRTPGSRVESILMSLPEHASWLYNHHPEPGSEEEKLIKVTTKPREWVH from the coding sequence ATGAGCCAACAAAACTCCGATCGAATCGAGATGCCAGCTCCTCAAGATCCCCAGCATTTGCCCATCAGGCAACAGATGGAGGCCCTGATCCGTCGTAAGCAGGCAGAGATCACAAAGGGTTTGGAAAGTTTGGATACTGCCAAGTTCACAGCCGATTCGTGGACTCGTGGTAACGACGGGGGCGGTGGTACTTCTATGGTTATCCAGAACGGTGAAACCTTTGAAAAGGGTGGTGTTAACGTTTCAGTCGTGTATGGTCAATTGTCGCCAGCGGCCGTTTCGGCCATGAAGCACGACCacaagaacttgaagctgGTGGAGGATCCATCCACGGGCAGCCCTCAAGCAGAAGGAGTTAAGTTCTTTGCATGTGGTCTGAGTATGGTCATCCACCCACATAACCCACATGCTCCAACCACACATTTGAACTATCGTTACTTCGAGACTTGGAACCCTGATGGAACCCCACAGGCGTGGTGGTTCGGTGGTGGTGCTGATTTGACCCCGTCATATTTGTATGAAGAGGACGCTGAGCTGTTCCACAAAAATCACAAGGACGCCCTGGACAAACACGATAAGAGCTTGTATCCACGCTTCAAGAAGTGGTGCGATGAATATTTCTACATAACTCACCGTGGTGAGACCCGTGGCATTGGTgggatcttcttcgacgacTACGACGAAAAGGATCCTCAggaaattttgaagatggtCGAAGACTGTTTCGACGCCTTTTTACCTTCCTACCTGCCAATCGTCGCTAAACGCAAGGATACACCTTACACCCCCGAACAAAAGAAGTGGCAAGCCATCAGACGTGGCAGATACGTTGAATTCAACCTGATCTACGATAGAGGTACTCAATTCGGTTTAAGAACACCGGGGTCACGTGTGGAATCGATCTTGATGAGTTTGCCTGAGCATGCTTCCTGGCTCTACAACCATCATCCAGAACCGGGttctgaagaggaaaaactgATCAAAGTGACAACCAAACCTCGGGAATGGGTCCACTGA
- the RPC11 gene encoding DNA-directed RNA polymerase III core subunit RPC11 (ancestral locus Anc_3.283) translates to MLSFCPLCNNMLLIASADSGVYSLSCRSCPYEFPIEGIEIYDRKKLPRKEVDDVLGGGWDNVDQTKVQCPNYDNCHGESAYFFQLQIRSADEPMTTFYKCVNCGNRWKEN, encoded by the coding sequence ATGTTGTCATTCTGTCCGTTGTGCAATAATATGCTTCTGATAGCCAGTGCTGACAGTGGAGTTTATTCCCTCTCCTGTCGATCGTGCCCTTACGAGTTTCCGATCGAAGGAATAGAAATTTACGACCGTAAGAAACTTCCCAGGAAAGAAGTGGACGATGTGCTTGGCGGAGGCTGGGATAATGTGGATCAAACCAAAGTTCAATGTCCCAACTACGATAATTGTCATGGTGAGAGCGCGTACTTTTTCCAGTTGCAGATTAGGTCGGCAGATGAGCCGATGACGACCTTTTACAAGTGTGTTAACTGTGGCAATAGATGGAAGGAGAACTGA